A window from Camelus dromedarius isolate mCamDro1 chromosome 9, mCamDro1.pat, whole genome shotgun sequence encodes these proteins:
- the ERCC2 gene encoding general transcription and DNA repair factor IIH helicase subunit XPD isoform X2, whose product MPSGTGKTVSLLALIIAYQRAYPLEVTKLIYCSRTVPEIEKVIEELRKLLSFYEKQEGEKLPFLGLALSSRKNLCIHPEVTPLRFGKDVDGKCHSLTASYVRAQYQQDHSLPHCRFYEEFDVHGRQVPLPAGIYNLDDLKALGRRQGWCPYFLARYSILHANVVVYSYHYLLDPKIADLVSKELARKAVVVFDEAHNIDNVCIDSMSVNLTRRTLDRCQGNLETLQKTVLRIKETDAQRLRDEYRRLVEGLREASAARETDAHLANPVLPDEVLQEAVPGSIRTAEHFLGFLRRLLEYVKWRLRVQHVVQESPPAFLSGLAQRVCIQRKPLRFCAERLRSLLHTLEIADLADFSPLTLLANFATLVSTYAKGFTIIIEPFDDRTPTIANPILHFSCMDASLAIKPVFERFQSVIITSGTLSPLDIYPKILDFHPVTMATFTMTLARVCLCPMIIGRGNDQVAISSKFETREDIAVIRNYGNLLLEMSAVVPDGIVAFFTSYQYMESTVASWYEQGILENIQRNKLLFIETQDGAETSVALEKYQEACENGRGAILLSVARGKVSEGIDFVHHYGRAVIMFGVPYVYTQSRILKARLEYLRDQFQIRENDFLTFDAMRHAAQCVGRAIRGKTDYGLMVFADKRFARADKRGKLPRWIQEHLTDANLNLTVDEGVQVAKYFLRQMAQPFHREDQLGLSLLSLEQLESEETLRRIEQIAQQL is encoded by the exons ATGCCCTCAGGCACTGGGAAGACAGTGTCCCTGTTGGCCCTGATTATAGCATACCAGCGG GCATATCCACTGGAGGTGACTAAACTCATCTACTGCTCGAGGACTGTGCCTGAGATTGAGAAG GTGATTGAAGAGCTTCGAAAGTTGCTTAGCTTCTATGAGAAACAGGAGGGCGAGAAGCTGCCGTTTTTGGGGTTGGCTCTGAGCTCCCGGAAGAACCTGTGTATTCATCCTGAG GTGACGCCCCTGCGCTTTGGGAAGGATGTTGATGGAAAATGTCACAGCCTCACGGCCTCCTACGTGCGGGCGCAATACCAGCAGGACCACAGCCTGCCCCACTGCCGCTTCTACGAG GAATTTGATGTGCATGGGCGCCAGGTGCCCCTCCCTGCCGGCATCTACAACCTGGACGACCTGAAGGCCCTGGGACGGCGCCAGGGCTGGTGCCCATACTTCCTTGCTCGATACTCA ATCCTGCATGCCAACGTGGTGGTTTACAGCTACCACTACCTCCTGGACCCCAAGATTGCAGACCTGGTGTCCAAGGAGCTGGCCCGCAAGGCTGTCGTAGTCTTTGATGAGGCCCACAACATTG ACAATGTCTGCATTGACTCCATGAGTGTCAACCTCACCCGCCGGACCCTGGATCGGTGCCAGGGCAACCTGGAGACCCTGCAGAAGACAGTGCTCAG GATCAAGGAGACGGATGCGCAGCGTCTGCGGGACGAGTACCGGCGCTTGGTGGAGGGGCTGCGGGAGGCCAGCGCCGCCAGGGAGACCGACGCCCACCTGGCCAACCCCGTGCTGCCTGACGAGGTGCTGCAGG AGGCGGTGCCTGGCTCCATCCGCACGGCCGAGCACTTCCTGGGCTTCCTGCGGCGGCTACTGGAGTATGTCAAGTGGCGGCTGCGTGTGCAGCACGTGGTGCAGGAGAGCCCGCCCGCCTTCCTGAGCGGCCTGGCCCAGCGCGTCTGCATCCAGCGCAAGCCCCTCAG ATTCTGTGCCGAGCGCCTCCGTTCCCTCCTGCACACCTTGGAGATCGCCGACCTGGCCGACTTCTCCCCTCTCACCCTCCTTGCAAACTTTGCCACCCTCGTCAGCACCTACGCCAAGG GTTTCACCATCATCATCGAACCCTTTGATGACAGGACCCCGACCATTGCCAACCCCATCCTGCACTTCAG CTGCATGGACGCCTCGCTGGCCATCAAGCCTGTGTTTGAGCGCTTCCAGTCCGTCATCATCACATCTGGG ACGCTGTCCCCACTGGACATCTACCCCAAGATCCTGGACTTCCACCCTGTCACCATGGCAACCTTCACCATGACGTTGGCCCGGGTCTGCCTCTGCCCCATG ATCATTGGCCGTGGAAATGACCAGGTGGCCATCAGCTCCAAATTTGAGACCCGGGAAGATATTG CGGTGATCCGGAACTATGGAAACCTCCTGCTGGAGATGTCCGCTGTGGTCCCCGATGGCATCGTGGCCTTCTTCACCAGCTACCAGTACATGGAGAGCACCGTGGCCTCCTGGTACGAGCAG GGCATCCTCGAAAACATCCAGAGGAACAAGCTGCTCTTTATCGAGACCCAAGACGGGGCTGAGACCAGCGTCGCCCTGGAGAAGTACCAGGAG gcctgTGAGAACGGCCGTGGGGCCATCCTGCTTTCGGTGGCCCGAGGCAAAGTGTCCGAGGGAATCGACTTCG TGCACCACTACGGGCGGGCCGTCATCATGTTTGGTGTCCCCTACGTCTACACCCAGAGCCGCATTCTCAAG GCGCGGCTGGAATACCTTCGGGACCAATTCCAGATTCGAGAGAACGACTTTCTCACCTTCGATGCCATGCGCCATGCAGCCCAGTGTGTGGGACGGGCCATCAGGGGCAAGACGGACTATGGCCTCATGGTCTTCGCTGATAAG CGGTTTGCCCGGGCGGACAAGCGGGGGAAACTGCCCCGCTGGATCCAGGAGCACCTCACGGACGCCAACCTCAACCTGACCGTTGACGAGGGGGTCCAGGTCGCCAAGTACTTCCTGAGGCAGATGGCACAGCCATTCCACCGG gAGGATCAGCTGGGCCTGTCCCTGCTCAGCCTGGAGCAGCTGGAGTCAGAGGAGACGCTGCGGAGGATAGAGCAGATCGCGCAGCAGCTGTAG
- the ERCC2 gene encoding general transcription and DNA repair factor IIH helicase subunit XPD isoform X1 — MKLNVDGLLVHFPYDYIYPEQFSYMLELKRTLDAKGHGVLEMPSGTGKTVSLLALIIAYQRAYPLEVTKLIYCSRTVPEIEKVIEELRKLLSFYEKQEGEKLPFLGLALSSRKNLCIHPEVTPLRFGKDVDGKCHSLTASYVRAQYQQDHSLPHCRFYEEFDVHGRQVPLPAGIYNLDDLKALGRRQGWCPYFLARYSILHANVVVYSYHYLLDPKIADLVSKELARKAVVVFDEAHNIDNVCIDSMSVNLTRRTLDRCQGNLETLQKTVLRIKETDAQRLRDEYRRLVEGLREASAARETDAHLANPVLPDEVLQEAVPGSIRTAEHFLGFLRRLLEYVKWRLRVQHVVQESPPAFLSGLAQRVCIQRKPLRFCAERLRSLLHTLEIADLADFSPLTLLANFATLVSTYAKGFTIIIEPFDDRTPTIANPILHFSCMDASLAIKPVFERFQSVIITSGTLSPLDIYPKILDFHPVTMATFTMTLARVCLCPMIIGRGNDQVAISSKFETREDIAVIRNYGNLLLEMSAVVPDGIVAFFTSYQYMESTVASWYEQGILENIQRNKLLFIETQDGAETSVALEKYQEACENGRGAILLSVARGKVSEGIDFVHHYGRAVIMFGVPYVYTQSRILKARLEYLRDQFQIRENDFLTFDAMRHAAQCVGRAIRGKTDYGLMVFADKRFARADKRGKLPRWIQEHLTDANLNLTVDEGVQVAKYFLRQMAQPFHREDQLGLSLLSLEQLESEETLRRIEQIAQQL; from the exons ATGAA GCTCAACGTGGACGGGCTGCTGGTCCATTTCCCATACGACTACATCTACCCGGAGCAGTTCTCCTACATGCTGGAGCTCAAACGCACGCTGGATGCCAAG GGTCATGGAGTCCTGGAGATGCCCTCAGGCACTGGGAAGACAGTGTCCCTGTTGGCCCTGATTATAGCATACCAGCGG GCATATCCACTGGAGGTGACTAAACTCATCTACTGCTCGAGGACTGTGCCTGAGATTGAGAAG GTGATTGAAGAGCTTCGAAAGTTGCTTAGCTTCTATGAGAAACAGGAGGGCGAGAAGCTGCCGTTTTTGGGGTTGGCTCTGAGCTCCCGGAAGAACCTGTGTATTCATCCTGAG GTGACGCCCCTGCGCTTTGGGAAGGATGTTGATGGAAAATGTCACAGCCTCACGGCCTCCTACGTGCGGGCGCAATACCAGCAGGACCACAGCCTGCCCCACTGCCGCTTCTACGAG GAATTTGATGTGCATGGGCGCCAGGTGCCCCTCCCTGCCGGCATCTACAACCTGGACGACCTGAAGGCCCTGGGACGGCGCCAGGGCTGGTGCCCATACTTCCTTGCTCGATACTCA ATCCTGCATGCCAACGTGGTGGTTTACAGCTACCACTACCTCCTGGACCCCAAGATTGCAGACCTGGTGTCCAAGGAGCTGGCCCGCAAGGCTGTCGTAGTCTTTGATGAGGCCCACAACATTG ACAATGTCTGCATTGACTCCATGAGTGTCAACCTCACCCGCCGGACCCTGGATCGGTGCCAGGGCAACCTGGAGACCCTGCAGAAGACAGTGCTCAG GATCAAGGAGACGGATGCGCAGCGTCTGCGGGACGAGTACCGGCGCTTGGTGGAGGGGCTGCGGGAGGCCAGCGCCGCCAGGGAGACCGACGCCCACCTGGCCAACCCCGTGCTGCCTGACGAGGTGCTGCAGG AGGCGGTGCCTGGCTCCATCCGCACGGCCGAGCACTTCCTGGGCTTCCTGCGGCGGCTACTGGAGTATGTCAAGTGGCGGCTGCGTGTGCAGCACGTGGTGCAGGAGAGCCCGCCCGCCTTCCTGAGCGGCCTGGCCCAGCGCGTCTGCATCCAGCGCAAGCCCCTCAG ATTCTGTGCCGAGCGCCTCCGTTCCCTCCTGCACACCTTGGAGATCGCCGACCTGGCCGACTTCTCCCCTCTCACCCTCCTTGCAAACTTTGCCACCCTCGTCAGCACCTACGCCAAGG GTTTCACCATCATCATCGAACCCTTTGATGACAGGACCCCGACCATTGCCAACCCCATCCTGCACTTCAG CTGCATGGACGCCTCGCTGGCCATCAAGCCTGTGTTTGAGCGCTTCCAGTCCGTCATCATCACATCTGGG ACGCTGTCCCCACTGGACATCTACCCCAAGATCCTGGACTTCCACCCTGTCACCATGGCAACCTTCACCATGACGTTGGCCCGGGTCTGCCTCTGCCCCATG ATCATTGGCCGTGGAAATGACCAGGTGGCCATCAGCTCCAAATTTGAGACCCGGGAAGATATTG CGGTGATCCGGAACTATGGAAACCTCCTGCTGGAGATGTCCGCTGTGGTCCCCGATGGCATCGTGGCCTTCTTCACCAGCTACCAGTACATGGAGAGCACCGTGGCCTCCTGGTACGAGCAG GGCATCCTCGAAAACATCCAGAGGAACAAGCTGCTCTTTATCGAGACCCAAGACGGGGCTGAGACCAGCGTCGCCCTGGAGAAGTACCAGGAG gcctgTGAGAACGGCCGTGGGGCCATCCTGCTTTCGGTGGCCCGAGGCAAAGTGTCCGAGGGAATCGACTTCG TGCACCACTACGGGCGGGCCGTCATCATGTTTGGTGTCCCCTACGTCTACACCCAGAGCCGCATTCTCAAG GCGCGGCTGGAATACCTTCGGGACCAATTCCAGATTCGAGAGAACGACTTTCTCACCTTCGATGCCATGCGCCATGCAGCCCAGTGTGTGGGACGGGCCATCAGGGGCAAGACGGACTATGGCCTCATGGTCTTCGCTGATAAG CGGTTTGCCCGGGCGGACAAGCGGGGGAAACTGCCCCGCTGGATCCAGGAGCACCTCACGGACGCCAACCTCAACCTGACCGTTGACGAGGGGGTCCAGGTCGCCAAGTACTTCCTGAGGCAGATGGCACAGCCATTCCACCGG gAGGATCAGCTGGGCCTGTCCCTGCTCAGCCTGGAGCAGCTGGAGTCAGAGGAGACGCTGCGGAGGATAGAGCAGATCGCGCAGCAGCTGTAG
- the PPP1R13L gene encoding relA-associated inhibitor → MDSEAFQSSRDLLDLNFQSLAMKHMDLKQMELDTAAAKVDELTKQLESLWSDSPTPPGSQAGAPARLSRYSSSPVPEPLGSRGSPRKATTDSADTPFGRSESAPALLPYSSLSAKGRPSSPRTPLYLQPDTYGSLDRAPSPRPRAFDGAGSPLGRAPSPRPGSGPLRQQGPPTPFDFLGRASSPRGSPLAEGPQVFFPERGPSPRPPTAAYDAPAAFGSSLLGAGGSAFAPPLRAQDDLTLRRRPPKAWNESDLDVAYEKKSSQTASYERLDVFARPSSPGLQLLPWRESSLDGGLGATGKDNLTSATLPRNYKVSPLANDRRSDVGSYRRSLGSAAPSGTLPRNWQPVSRIPMPPSSPQPRSAPRQRPIPLSMIFKLQNAFWEHGASRAMLPGSPIFSRAPPPKLPPQPQAPPQAQPQPQPQPPPQPQPQLQPQPQPQPQAPAPVPQPPQQTWPPMNEGLPKPPPELEPEPELEGLLTPVLEAGDSDEGAVTRPLSPTRLQPALPPEAQSVPELEEVARVLAEIPRPLKRRGSMEQSPAVALPPTHKKQYQQIISRLFHRHGGPGGPEPELSPITEGSEARAGPPAPAPPAPIPPPPPLQSSPPEQPQSMEMRSVLRKAGSPRKVRRARLNPLVLLLDAALTGELDVVQQAVKEMNDPSQPNEEGITALHNAICGANYPIVDFLIAAGANVNSPDSHGWTPLHCAASCNDTAICTALVQHGAAIFATTLSDGATAIEKCDPYREGYADCATYLADVEQSMGLMHNGVVYALWDYSAEFGDELSFREGESVTVLRRDGLEETDWWWATLHGQEGYVPRNYFGLFPRVKPQRNKV, encoded by the exons ATGGACAGCGAGGCTTTCCAGAGCTCGCGGGACCTTCTGGATCTGAATTTTCAGT CTCTGGCCATGAAGCACATGGACCTGAAGCAGATGGAGCTGGACACAGCGGCGGCTAAGGTGGACGAACTGACCAAGCAGTTGGAATCGCTGTGGTCAGACTCCCCAACGCCTCCCGGCTCGCAGGCCGGAGCCCCCGCACGG CTGTCCCGGTACAGTTCCAGCCCGGTCCCCGAGCCCTTAGGCAGCCGCGGGTCCCCCCGGAAGGCGACCACCGACAGCGCAGATACCCCGTTCGGACGCTCCGAGAgcgccccagctctgctcccctaCAGCTCGCTGTCCGCTAAGGGCCGGCCGTCGTCCCCGCGCACCCCGCTCTACCTGCAGCCGGACACCTACGGCAGCCTGGACCGCGCGCCCTCGCCCAGGCCCCGCGCCTTCGATGGCGCAGGCAGCCCCCTCGGCCGTGCGCCTTCCCCGCGGCCGGGCTCGGGCCCCCTCCGCCAGCAGGGTCCCCCCACGCCCTTTGACTTCTTGGGTCGTGCCAGCTCCCCGCGCGGCAGCCCCTTGGCGGAGGGGCCCCAGGTCTTCTTCCCAGAGCGCGGGCCCTCGCCACGCCCCCCGACCGCAGCCTACGACGCGCCGGCGGCCTTTGGGAGCTCTCTACTGGGCGCGGGCGGCAGCGCCTTCGCCCCGCCTCTGCGCGCGCAAG ATGACCTTACGCTGCGCCGGCGGCCCCCCAAAGCCTGGAACGAGTCTGACCTGGACGTGGCGTACGAAAAGAAGTCCTCGCAGACAGCGAGCTATGAAC GCCTGGACGTCTTCGCGCGACCCTCTTCACCGGGCCTGCAGCTGTTACCCTGGAGAGAGAGCAGCCTGGATGGTGGACTGGGGGCCACCGGCAAG GACAACCTCACCAGCGCTACTTTGCCCCGCAATTACAAGGTCTCTCCTCTGGCCAACGACAGGCGTTCCGATGTAGGCAGCTATCGCCGATCTCTGGGCTCCGCGGCACCATCAGGGACTTTGCCCCGAAACTGGCAACCTGTCAGCCGCATCCCTATGCCTccttccagcccccagccccgcagTGCCCCCCGCCAGCGCCCCATCCCCCTCAGCATGATATTCAAGCTGCAGAATGCCTTCTGGGAGCACGGGgccagcagggccatgctccctggCTCCCCCATCTTCTCCCGAGCTCCCCCGCCTaagctgcctccccagccccaggctcctccACAGGCCCAGCCCCAACCACAGCCGCAGCCGCCCCCACAGCCCCAGCCACAACTACAACCCCAGCCTCAACCCCAGCCTCAAGCCCCTGCCCCAGTCCCCCAACCCCCTCAACAGACTTGGCCCCCTATGAATGAAG gcctccccaaacctccccctgAGTTAGAGCCTGAACCAGAACTGGAGGGGCTGCTGACACCAGTGCTGGAGGCTGGTGATTCAGACGAAGGTGCTGTCACTCGGCCCCTTAGTCCCACACGGCTGCAGCCAGCACTGCCACCCGAGGCACAGTCAGTGCCTgagctggaggaggtggcacGGGTGCTGGCTGAGATTCCACGGCCCCTCAAACGCAGGGGCTCCATGGAGCAGAGCCCTGCTGtagccctgccccccacccacaaAAAGCAGTACCAGCAGATCATCAGCCGCCTCTTCCATCGTCATGGGGGGCCTGGGGGGCCTGAGCCGGAGCTGTCTCCCATCACTGAGGGATCTGAGGCCAGGGCAGGgccccctgctcctgcccctccgGCTcccatacctcccccacccccgctccagAGCAGCCCACCAGAGCAGCCACAGAGCATG GAGATGCGTTCGGTGCTGCGGAAGGCCGGCTCCCCGCGCAAGGTCCGCCGCGCGCGCCTCAACCCACTTGTGCTGCTGCTGGACGCCGCGCTGACCGGGGAGCTGGACGTGGTGCAGCAGGCGGTGAAGGAG ATGAACGACCCGAGCCAGCCCAACGAGGAGGGCATCACTGCCCTGCACAACGCCATCTGCGGCGCCAACTACCCCATCGTGGATTTCCTCATCGCGGCGGGTGCCAACGTCAACTCGCCAGATAGCCACGGCTG GACACCGTTGCACTGCGCGGCGTCGTGCAACGACACGGCCATCTGCACGGCGCTGGTGCAGCACGGCGCTGCAATCTTCGCCACCACGCTCAGTGACGGCGCCACCGCCATCGAGAAGTGTGACCCTTACCGCGAGGGTTACGCAGACTGCGCCACTTACCTGGCAG ACGTGGAGCAGAGCATGGGGCTGATGCACAACGGGGTGGTGTACGCCCTCTGGGACTACAGCGCCGAGTTCGGGGACGAGCTGTCCTTCCGCGAAGGCGAGTCGGTCACCGTGCTTCGGAGGGACGGACTGGAGGAGACCGACTGGTGGTGGGCCACGCTGCACGGCCAGGAGGGCTACGTGCCCCGTAACTACTTTGGG CTCTTCCCCAGGGTGAAGCCTCAGAGGAATAAGGTCTAG
- the POLR1G gene encoding DNA-directed RNA polymerase I subunit RPA34 isoform X1 produces MVIPGGDNASSFPDPPSAQKSRWLPERCLLCTSGNFPRFCSERERSPNDPPALPHPRTTWTLLGAARFSCPPNFTATPPASEHSRFSLEALTGPDTELWLIQAPVDFAPDCLNGRLVPLSGSQTVKGKLAGKRHRYRVLSRSGPQAGGEATLLAPSAEAGGGLTCAPAPQGSLRIFEGPQEAPTGTLLQPIPTSPPPQIPPGLRPRFCAFGGSTPVTGPGSVSALKSPALGKRKKKKHMPEASVPQEAANEHGALEVDTALGSPEMDVGKKKKKQQLEELEVTELVATEPAAETSEPQGVLLPSTTKKRKKKPKEVEMVKPEMGMLKTEEKTVELECMVKTEPQEETVLSPTKKRKRQKGTEGMESVDGTIVESQLQVKLEPQEEAIPPPSSKKQKKEKGSRVMREPGTEATEPEMKPLELPGEVMESELPQEVEPQAEAALASTKKRKKEKRQNAMVEPGPEVQPQEEVMKPELPGATEPQAALASTKRKKKERGHKPPEPGTEMINPQGEMTEPELSDAGEPETKANPASTKKRKKRRQQSQVPETVSQEEMPEPPLNSEPREPAPMGQERKRKKPQQDPA; encoded by the exons ATGGTAATCCCCGGAGGAGACAACGCATCCTCTTTCCCTGACCCTCCTTCCGCTCAGAAAAGCCGCTGGCTCCCTGAAAG GTGTCTGCTCTGCACAAGTGGAAATTTCCCCCGTTTTTGTTCAGAGAGAGAGCGGTCTCCGAACGACCCTCCCGCGCTCCCGCACCCCCGCACCACATGGACCCTCCTAG GTGCTGCTCGGTTTTCTTGTCCCCCCAACTTTACTGCGACGCCCCCAGCCTCAGAGCACAGTCGTTTCTCTTTGGAGGCATTGACGGGCCCAGATACAGAACTGTGGCTTATCCAGGCCCCTGTAGACTTCGCCCCAGACTG CCTCAATGGGCGGCTCGTGCCTCTCTCTGGCTCCCAGACAGTGAAGGGCAAGTTGGCAGGCAAGCGGCACCGCTACCGGGTCCTCAGCAGGAGTGGCCCCCAGGCTGGAGGAGAAGCAACCCTGCTGGCCCCCTCAGcggaggcaggagggggcctCACCTGTGCCCCAGCCCCCCAGGGCAGCCTAAGGATCTTTGAGGGTCCCCAGGAAGCCCCAACAGGGACCCTGCTGCAGCCCATTCCTACAAGTCCCCCACCACAAATCCCCCCTGGCCTGAGGCCTCGGTTCTGTGCCTTTGGAGGCAGCACACCAGTCACAGGGCCTGGGTCAGTCTCAGCACTGAAGTCACCGGCcttggggaagagaaaaaaaaagaagcatatgccagaggcctcagttcctcaggAGGCAGCGAATGAGCATGGAGCCCTGGAGGTGGACACAGCTTTGGGATCCCCAGAGATGGATgtagggaagaagaaaaaaaagcagcagctggAAGAATTGGAGGTGACAGAGCTGGTGGCAACAGAGCCCGCTGCTGAGACTTCGGAGCCCCAGGGAGTGCTGCTCCCATCCACCaccaagaagaggaaaaagaagccCAAAGAGGTAGAAATGGTCAAGCCAGAAATGGGGATgctgaagacagaagaaaagacaGTGGAGCTGGAATGTATGGTTAAAACTGAGCCTCAGGAAGAGACAGTCCTGTCCCCCACcaaaaagaggaagaggcagaaggggACAGAAGGGATGGAGTCAGTGGATGGGACGATAGTTGAGTCTCAGCTGCAGGTGAAGTTGGAGCCACAGGAGGAAGCCATCCCACCGCCATCTtcgaagaagcagaaaaaagaaaaggggtcCAGAGTGATGAGGGAGCCAGGGACTGAGGCTACAGAGCCAGAGATGAAACCCTTGGAGCTCCCAGGGGAAGTGATGGAGTCTGAACTGCCACAGGAAGtggagcctcaggctgaggcagCCCTAGCATccaccaaaaagagaaagaaagaaaaacggCAGAATGCGATGGTGGAGCCAGGGCCAGAGGTGCAGCCCCAAGAAGAGGTGATGAAGCCTGAGCTGCCAGGTGCCACTGAGCCTCAGGCAGCTCTAGCATCCaccaagaggaagaagaaagaaagagggcacAAACCACCAGAGCCAGGGACTGAGATGATTAACCCTCAAGGTGAGATGACGGAGCCTGAGCTGTCGGATGCGGGAGAGCCTGAGACCAAGGCAAACCCAGCATCcaccaagaagaggaagaagcgGCGCCAGCAAAGCCAGGTGCCAGAGACGGTGTCCCAGGAGGAGATGCCTGAGCCACCACTGAATTCGGAGCCGAGGGAGCCAGCTCCCATGGGACAGGAAAGGAAGCGGAAGAAGCCACAGCAGGATCCTGCCTAG
- the POLR1G gene encoding DNA-directed RNA polymerase I subunit RPA34 isoform X2: MGPGTAGTPSGGAARFSCPPNFTATPPASEHSRFSLEALTGPDTELWLIQAPVDFAPDCLNGRLVPLSGSQTVKGKLAGKRHRYRVLSRSGPQAGGEATLLAPSAEAGGGLTCAPAPQGSLRIFEGPQEAPTGTLLQPIPTSPPPQIPPGLRPRFCAFGGSTPVTGPGSVSALKSPALGKRKKKKHMPEASVPQEAANEHGALEVDTALGSPEMDVGKKKKKQQLEELEVTELVATEPAAETSEPQGVLLPSTTKKRKKKPKEVEMVKPEMGMLKTEEKTVELECMVKTEPQEETVLSPTKKRKRQKGTEGMESVDGTIVESQLQVKLEPQEEAIPPPSSKKQKKEKGSRVMREPGTEATEPEMKPLELPGEVMESELPQEVEPQAEAALASTKKRKKEKRQNAMVEPGPEVQPQEEVMKPELPGATEPQAALASTKRKKKERGHKPPEPGTEMINPQGEMTEPELSDAGEPETKANPASTKKRKKRRQQSQVPETVSQEEMPEPPLNSEPREPAPMGQERKRKKPQQDPA; encoded by the exons ATGGGTCCCGGGACGGCGGGGACCCCATCCGGCG GTGCTGCTCGGTTTTCTTGTCCCCCCAACTTTACTGCGACGCCCCCAGCCTCAGAGCACAGTCGTTTCTCTTTGGAGGCATTGACGGGCCCAGATACAGAACTGTGGCTTATCCAGGCCCCTGTAGACTTCGCCCCAGACTG CCTCAATGGGCGGCTCGTGCCTCTCTCTGGCTCCCAGACAGTGAAGGGCAAGTTGGCAGGCAAGCGGCACCGCTACCGGGTCCTCAGCAGGAGTGGCCCCCAGGCTGGAGGAGAAGCAACCCTGCTGGCCCCCTCAGcggaggcaggagggggcctCACCTGTGCCCCAGCCCCCCAGGGCAGCCTAAGGATCTTTGAGGGTCCCCAGGAAGCCCCAACAGGGACCCTGCTGCAGCCCATTCCTACAAGTCCCCCACCACAAATCCCCCCTGGCCTGAGGCCTCGGTTCTGTGCCTTTGGAGGCAGCACACCAGTCACAGGGCCTGGGTCAGTCTCAGCACTGAAGTCACCGGCcttggggaagagaaaaaaaaagaagcatatgccagaggcctcagttcctcaggAGGCAGCGAATGAGCATGGAGCCCTGGAGGTGGACACAGCTTTGGGATCCCCAGAGATGGATgtagggaagaagaaaaaaaagcagcagctggAAGAATTGGAGGTGACAGAGCTGGTGGCAACAGAGCCCGCTGCTGAGACTTCGGAGCCCCAGGGAGTGCTGCTCCCATCCACCaccaagaagaggaaaaagaagccCAAAGAGGTAGAAATGGTCAAGCCAGAAATGGGGATgctgaagacagaagaaaagacaGTGGAGCTGGAATGTATGGTTAAAACTGAGCCTCAGGAAGAGACAGTCCTGTCCCCCACcaaaaagaggaagaggcagaaggggACAGAAGGGATGGAGTCAGTGGATGGGACGATAGTTGAGTCTCAGCTGCAGGTGAAGTTGGAGCCACAGGAGGAAGCCATCCCACCGCCATCTtcgaagaagcagaaaaaagaaaaggggtcCAGAGTGATGAGGGAGCCAGGGACTGAGGCTACAGAGCCAGAGATGAAACCCTTGGAGCTCCCAGGGGAAGTGATGGAGTCTGAACTGCCACAGGAAGtggagcctcaggctgaggcagCCCTAGCATccaccaaaaagagaaagaaagaaaaacggCAGAATGCGATGGTGGAGCCAGGGCCAGAGGTGCAGCCCCAAGAAGAGGTGATGAAGCCTGAGCTGCCAGGTGCCACTGAGCCTCAGGCAGCTCTAGCATCCaccaagaggaagaagaaagaaagagggcacAAACCACCAGAGCCAGGGACTGAGATGATTAACCCTCAAGGTGAGATGACGGAGCCTGAGCTGTCGGATGCGGGAGAGCCTGAGACCAAGGCAAACCCAGCATCcaccaagaagaggaagaagcgGCGCCAGCAAAGCCAGGTGCCAGAGACGGTGTCCCAGGAGGAGATGCCTGAGCCACCACTGAATTCGGAGCCGAGGGAGCCAGCTCCCATGGGACAGGAAAGGAAGCGGAAGAAGCCACAGCAGGATCCTGCCTAG